From Solanum lycopersicum chromosome 4, SLM_r2.1:
TAGATTAGCATGAGGGAAGTGTTTATTGTTACGTTAAAGATGGTTCGAAAATTTACAATTTCATGTAAgagaattttatattatttttaatttttttaataaaatttctgaCTCTGTTACGTTTACGATGAAATATTGCAGCTCAATTTATTGGGATTCCTTTGCAAAGTCCATTTTTGGAAGCACAACTTGAGTTAATAAATGGAAGTAGAAAAAAGTATCCATCAAATGGCATTAACTTTGCTAGTGCTGGTAGTGGAGTTCTATCAACAACAAATCAAGATTTGGTaagaaatcaattaattaaggatgtattaatttatcatatagtttttgttttataatttattaatttattatgattaaacaCTAGGTAATAATCCAAAATATATAGGCATAAGACACACTCGTGTCCTCTTTATACTTTtgctatttatgttttttaacttttaatatgCACAATTGGATACAGATGTTCTATGTGatataatataaatcaattcataTCGTGCGTGGACACATAAAATgccacataaaaaatatatatatatatctacttgttcaatagcgatatattttttcttctttctttttagctttttcttaatacaacatatatatacacatggtaaaaaaaatgaatataaatagcTTATTATGAGGTGCATAAATCTTTTGTAGAAATTGATCAACTCAACTAtcataattaattgattttgatcCCATATGCAAATTAATTGAAAGTGGTCGAGTACTTTCACTCAAAACAAATAATGCTAGTTTACTTTCTAAGTGTATAGCTTATTagctttgattttattttctttttactcgTCGAGGATAATTTTTCTATACCGATAGGTAAAAGATACGTATGAAATTACACTGTATATATTACTGTCGTTATAATTATTGTTTGAACTATTGATATTAATTCTTGACttttgatacatatatatatagggagTGACACCAATTCAAGATCAAATTCAACAATTCAAAACTTTAGTCCAACAAAACCATATAACCAAAAAACAAATCCAACAATCACTCTTTTTCTTTGAGTCTGGCTCCAATGACATTTTTAGCTACTTCTATCCATTTGATGCCCCAACACTTGCTCCAAATGCCTATGTTCAAGCCATGTTAGATCAAGTTACAAGTTTTGTTGATGAAATTTGCAAGCTAGGGGCACGTCGAATCGCGTTGTTTTCGTTAGGCCCCGTTGGTTGTGTACCAGCTAGGACCCTCTTGCCTGGTGCACCAATTGATAAATGTTATGGAAAGATGAATAAAATGgtcaaaaattataatatggGGTTAGAGAGTTTGGTTAAAATAATACCAACAAAGTATTATCCTGGTTCATTTGCTGTGTTTGGAGATGTGTACAAGATTGTTCAAATCTTCGAAGCCAATCCTAAACATTATGGTAATTTCTTGCATTTATTCACTCCTCTTTCAAATACTATATACTATTCTATCAATATTACTTCCTCCTCGAtctgtctcattttatgtgacacacttttctttttagtctgtcTTGAAGAATAATTTTTACCTAACTATTACTGTAATTGGAAAAATTTACTTTGTTTGTTTCAGATCAAAATAacctacttttctttttagtttgtttcaaaaaaaCGACTTCATTCTTTTTTTGGTCAATACTTTAGTTTCAGTTTCCATGTAACAGGTTtaaaaccacaaaattaaagagcattttaatacttttgatataactttaatttagaaccacgaGATTAATAAgcctttcttattttctttaacttgATCAtgtctattcaaattatatcattcttttttaaacgaagaGACGTTCTTTTTTTGATCAATACTTTAGTTTCAGTTTCCATGTGACAggtttaaaattacaaaattaaagagcATTTTTGTACttttgatataactttaatttagaatcacgAGATTGATAAgtctttcttattttcttaaacttgaTCATGTCTAGTCAAattatatcattcttttttaaacggagagagtaactcctttattcttaattaaatgatttttacaACCAAACAAATAgatatttgatgatttttttagaCCACAAGTTAATTTCAAGAGctccctttctttcttcttcttaaaagaAACAATTTCATAGCTACCTGGAaacacacatttttttttgcataaataTTCCGAAACATTATGTCAAGATAAACAGTGTCACGTAAAATCAAACGATCGGCGTATATTTCTTTTACATCCAAACATCCACTAAACTAACTCATGATGATTTTGTTACACAGGATTTTCAGATGTGACTAATGCATGTTGTGGTGATGGAACACTTGGAGGATTATTGCAATGTGGCAAAGAAGGTTACAAGATATGTGCAAACCCCAATGAATACTTGTTTTGGGATTATTTTCATCCATCAGAACATACTTATAATCTCATCTCAAAGGCATTGTGGAATGGAATCCATACTAAAATTAGACCTATAAATCTCAAAACACTAGCAAACATGACCCTCACTTAAACAAtaattaaggaaattattagtttgtgttttgaaaaatcttaaaatagaGTGGGGTCTTTgtcttctattttttattttttttaaaattatatgtatgtttctttgatttatatatttctctctatatatatatattagttgttTTAAGTCTACATCAAATAAGTACGTAAAAGAACATTAACGAAATCAAGATTTGACCTTTATCGATAAATAAACCTTATACGAAAGGTCATCTTATATCAATATATAAGAGTATCGTTACTTACACCTTATAATATGTAGTTTGTAAAAATTCTATGTGAATTTTGTTCCCATAGTTCATAATGTTTCCTTGAACAATAAGTTCCACATTCACTATGTGTCATCAGTATATATAATTGATTCTATGTTAGCTATATATCTTAGATCGGAAAAACTggctaattatacaaatatttctaTCAAATTTACTAATTCTTCttgtaatttgaaataattacattttatttcattaatttataattttatactaGAATTCAAGTCAgatacactaaatatatgttttttgcTATCTAATACGCTACAACATAGGGAGGGATGTGAAGGTTAACAAGAGGGAGAcatatacatgtgaatcacTCTACGTATACATAATGTATCTAGTGTGATCCGCATGTATTTGAGATATCAGATCCGCAGGCGAGAtaggagagtggcgagtgagatGCAAGggaggggtagaaaattattaataaaataagttcagggataataggaccttagtatagtataagtgtgtctctgaaatttcgaacATATATTGAGGAGTACTCGTACATtattcctaaatttttttaaaaaataagaggtACTTATCCTCGCTCCaaaatatttggataaaaagatgaaagaaattgtttgaaaaatttataGAATGTTAATTATCTCATAATGTaacttgattatttaattattagtgTCGTGTATTGTGCATGCACCATTTAAAAGATAAGATAACTATGAGTGAGTTAggattaacttatttaaattttaaagtagCTCATAAATATTAGAAGatgaaaattgattttataaataaaacaattaatatatattttttatgtacaaATATTGAAAATAGTAATAAGTACGTAATTAATTTGCTtagtatgaaaataaaatatattagtattattttttgcaAAATGATTATTGATGGTAAAACAGAAAAAAGAACtgtcagtatatatatataataaatatttctttatttaaaatatgttacAAAAAATACCATAgataatttaaaactaaaagaaagtattttatacaaccaaatattttcttaatttgtctaaaataccaaatttaaattaaatagatcaatccttttatttattgtaaataagataaaaaataaaaacggCAGCCACATATTAACATATTAGTACTTAGTCGTATATTGACACTTGATGAAGTCAAGTCTTTCAACACTTCAACAACTTTCCTTAACGTGTGATTTCctaattatatattatcaatTCACACCTTAGTTATCTACGtccgttttaatttgtttatcatatttttttattaatcagattaaaaagtattttctttctatatatagGTTTATAGacacaaaattaataaacattTTAATTCTTCAACATGTTTTTACTTAAGGATTGAagatttaaaaatgttttttatttctataaacTTCGTAACAACTCAAAACTCGACAATTAAATATTAGTGCTCCAAAAATAGTACACCTCCGttctaatttatataatattctttAGCACCAACCATTGGTGTTGCGGAGAGTTAAGCGTCAGTTTCTTCATCCTCAATCTCGGACTCTCGAGTTCGAGTCCCCTATTTACAAAGTCGTCTTTGTGAAGGAATGTTTTACCTCCAACATGAACTTTCGGCAGAAACCTATTAGTCAAACTCCAATGTGAGTATGAAGTCACCTTTGTTAGGAAGAATGAACTTCTAACACGATTTCATTAGACTCGAATATAAATACGAAACAGTATAAATTTTCGACATAATTTAATCAGACTCTACTATAACGActaaacaccaaacgaaacaatTAAAGAAAGTTACTAAAATAAACATGACAAATATACATCAAGAACACTTCAACTAAATGGTTTCCTCCTAAAACCCCaaaagaaaatgacataaatattagaaaaagaagaaaaaagagaagaactttccactacttttaaaatattaaatttcatcGCAATTTAGCCAACACAAATCCCACGGGATTTTTCCTATGCAGCCCCACACGCATTACACATcgaccatatatttatatactcCCACTCATTTTAGTTTAACACGAATAAATTTAGCTAGtgtatgattataattttttttttaaaaataattttaaataaaacttttGAATGTATTTGGTTataatcttttttaaataataacaatgataaaattaaatattttttcatataatttttaatgtattatgaACAATCATGACGAATATACATTTCAGATTgaataatcaaaaaaaatataaatgatcaaTTAGAGTTATATATagataatttttgtttatgaGATACACAAGCTTAAAGTACGttataaaatgtaaaaagaTTTTACCAAAAGACTTTGACTCGAAGTCAAGATAGCGTTTGATTTTAGAttatctaatattttttaaaaaattaagtaaaaaatattttacaaataacGTTCGACACTAATTATCTCCATTTCATCTTTTAAAGCAAACCATATAACTTAATGTATATATCTTCGAAGATAATACTttttacttatataaaaatataagaattataatttaaaattactaCTTTTCGAatacaaaaaatcaataaaaccataagtaaaatttaagaaaagtaaTATACACACAAAATCTTTTACCTCATTACCTCGCAACCATGCCAAATACACTctaattcatataaattttaatttttaaacgaaaaaggacctaaaatattcttgaagtattaaaaatggtacagaattacccttcatccacctattggctccaaaatgtaATTCTCATTTACATATTGGCTTTAAAATACCCTTATCATCTatattttggttcaaaattgaccacttatttaacttttttaaaattaaactctttatatattttttaaaatacttggcgttccaactattggttatagtttaatttattaatataattcataaacGAACCCACTActcactcattactaactaaaccccacccaattaataatccaattataatatcaaaatcgtcataaacactattaaaacacgatgaaattatagattcctgaaaaatgacatccaaaattattcgagtccgaaccGAAGCcctaattaaatttaggttgatccacttatttaggaggacactttcaatagaattctctttcaagatttaattagaaatttatgattcccgaattaattcatgctctttttttaaatataattttataaatattatgatttgttttaaaacctttaatatattattttgaaaaagatttaTCTATGAAGTAGCATCACATGGTGAGACGTAAACATAGCCaaatttaagtttatcggtaatttttatttagaaacttgaatgtatgataatttacttttatagatatttttacctcaaatttttaaaaacactcaattgttAGTATCTTTTctattgttgcattaataaaatgacgggtttattaatttggaggggtttaattagtaactGGTGgatagtggattgatttataaattatagtaataagttAAATCATAACAAATAGTTTGGCGCCacgtatttaaaaatatatttaaatagtttaaatttaaaaccgttaaataagtggtcaattttgaaccaaaaggtagATAACAAgagtattttggagtcaatagatGCGtgtaaagggtattttggagccaataggtgaatGTAGagtaattttatactatttcagtactttcaaaatattttaagtccTTTTCCgatttttaaaactttgttaAGAAATTCGTGCTTACCccatttcttttaatataagtGACTTGGTTATTGACTTGTTCTTAAGGAATCGTTCTACGTTTAGTTGGAAGCAAGTTACCTCacgtaattattttaaaataagttattatatCTAATAtcacattatttatatatatatatatataataaaataattatcactAAATTAGAGTAAATTTAATACTTTACTTAGTTTCCTACTAATTCCTCCTCTTTTCTATGCCGTGTATTTCGTCAAACTATTTGACTCAATAGTCACAAAAAACGTGGGAatttctaaaattcaaattatataaatctcCCATTCACACATATTTcttcagaaaattaaaaattaaaaaaaaaattctctcaatTGAATCAAACTCAAACTCAATTTTCTATGGGAAATTTTACTTCATGCCCAATTTTACCATCAATTAAAACTTCAAAAGCATCGAGAGTTGTTCTTCCCGGAGGTGAAATCAGGCAATTTCGAGAACCGATTAAAGCAGCAGAGATCATGATGGAGTATCCAAGTAATTTTTTAGTTGATTCGAGTTCGTTGAATATCGGAAGGAGATTTTCAGCTTTATCGGCAGATGAAGATTTGGAGTTTGGTAGTGTTTATATTATGTTTCCGATGAAGAGAGTCAATTCCGTTGTGACGGCGACTGATATGACGGTGATTCTACTGGCGGCTAATTCCGCTGCGAAGAGAATATCCGGCGGAAATGGTAGGATTTCGCCGGCGACGGAAAATAATGTTGCCGGAGATCAGGATTCAGGTGAGGTTGAGGTTTTTCCGGTGGAGAGAGAAATGAAATATCGGTTGGCGTGTAGATCGAGGAAACCGTCGTTGGCTACGATCATGGAAGAACCTGTTTCTTTTAGatgagaaatttaattttttcttaaaaaaaattagttttttttagagATTTTTTAGTGTGAAAATacacccttttttttaaaattattattattaaaaaaaattgtgtgcctCATGTTTTGGGAATATATTGATTACGTTACAATTGAAATGATGTTAATTAAGATGTATTCttatgtatatgaatatttattattgtgGCATAAGTCTCATAATCTTATTTAATGTTTATCGTGATGTttaaataaacattaattatGATGTAAttgctataaaatatttttttagagagCTTCATGGATTAGTTTATTCATTTCGTTACCACACGATTGTTAATAAGGTAAATTTtgaatcaattcaaaatttcttGATCATCTTTAATCTTTGTTGATAACAGGATAAGTACTTTTAAAATCTCATTTTGTCTgtcaataaaatttttgaaaatcgtgaaagaaaaaaaattataataaaaatcgattttgtatatattttgtatgaaaTCTCTTATTAATATGACTAAAGATAGATTAATAATGTCActttatatcttaaattttaaatccgTCTCTTAAATCTTTCACGAGAGGGATTCGGTATGtgaattttttgagaaataatagAATATTCAATATTAGGTTGGTATTAGGAGAACACTTCCTTTgaccttaaaatataatatttacatattttatatagtaTCGTTcgggaaaaaaaaatagattctttttaaaattagaaattttaagaaatgttattttttaaatgaagtcaaacttgatgtgagtttaaattaattaaacttcagTGTATgtattaagtaaaaaataatttaaaaaaataaaattatttgtcgTAACacctcatttgttttattttatgtattttatttttacttgctataacatttatttatgtttaaaaaaagttatgatctaaaataatttagataaaATCCTTATATGATACGATCACATTCAAATTTGAATTGgttttagatatattatataACTACGATACTTTTCTTTCTATAACTCCCTACTAAATTGAAATTAACGACATTCAAATTTGATATCAAATAGCTATATttctaaagaattttttttaaataaaaagtcatttaaaaaagagaaaaatattttttagataatgaaaaattataaaaaaaaaaaaacaaaggatGTTATTAGAAAGGaggaaaatatttgttttaaaattttttcatgctcgattaattaaaatatttgaaaaatattttttctaggAAGTCAAGTTTCTTGAAAGTCCGGTAAAGTAGGGAAAATAAGTTTAGCAAGTGATATTCTATATTGATGGTGTACACTTCTCATTCTCTAACATACCTTATCTTCATTCACACTCTCGTAGCCCTCATCACCAACACCTACACCTCTACACTCCACTCCCACCTCATATGTGTCTGGAATATGCgtgaatatttttatattttttgtacgcgctgaacataaaaaaaatatgtatgaaaCCTTACCtatattcttgaaaaatattttcttttatatcgAACACACTCAAAGAATAAAACTtaatactattttcatctactttaattgttatagtttccttttttagagtcaaatggTAAAAACTttgattgatattttatattgaattttttcatcatattgatatgcaaacaattgcaatttatagtacttttcgtatagttttttaaaatctatttttttttgaaatatcaaattagtgttatctaatttaactttaaaaattaatcaatttgacttttaaaaagcgcaaacatgacaaataaaagaagATTTAGAGAGTAATAATTGAACGGTTTGAATTATGACTTGTTTTTCACGATGTGTCAATAACTCACTCATTTATTAAAACAACTTGGCTCTCTACCCtacaaaaataagataaaatctaCTCCATAACTTCCTATCCTTTCGACTTTTAAAATTAcactaatatataattttttatattttaatccaTTCAAATTTAATCTAACTTTTTCAATTATACACCACTAATCTTATCATTGATGAGAACATGACAAAAATCAATGATTTGTTAGTTGCGTGATGTATCAAAAATGTTGTGAGTTATTTCTTcactaataattatttcaactttcttctaaataaatgaaacttTAGAAGAgaatatgatataaatatattctattttagGACTATGG
This genomic window contains:
- the LOC101267223 gene encoding uncharacterized protein; this translates as MGNFTSCPILPSIKTSKASRVVLPGGEIRQFREPIKAAEIMMEYPSNFLVDSSSLNIGRRFSALSADEDLEFGSVYIMFPMKRVNSVVTATDMTVILLAANSAAKRISGGNGRISPATENNVAGDQDSGEVEVFPVEREMKYRLACRSRKPSLATIMEEPVSFR
- the LOC101261405 gene encoding GDSL esterase/lipase 6, yielding MERVKKNQFIFVSYFLVINSIISCVLGFNVPSIFIFGDSIFDAGNNHYNKNCTAQADFPPYGSNFFHHPTGRFTNGRTVADFISQFIGIPLQSPFLEAQLELINGSRKKYPSNGINFASAGSGVLSTTNQDLGVTPIQDQIQQFKTLVQQNHITKKQIQQSLFFFESGSNDIFSYFYPFDAPTLAPNAYVQAMLDQVTSFVDEICKLGARRIALFSLGPVGCVPARTLLPGAPIDKCYGKMNKMVKNYNMGLESLVKIIPTKYYPGSFAVFGDVYKIVQIFEANPKHYGFSDVTNACCGDGTLGGLLQCGKEGYKICANPNEYLFWDYFHPSEHTYNLISKALWNGIHTKIRPINLKTLANMTLT